From Nymphaea colorata isolate Beijing-Zhang1983 chromosome 6, ASM883128v2, whole genome shotgun sequence, a single genomic window includes:
- the LOC116256608 gene encoding DNA topoisomerase 2, with product MAITKKPLQPSNVLNASSPEPAPGESLKPAMAGSRPAMTIEEMYQKKSQLEHILLRPDTYIGSVEKHTQSLWVFEGNQMVYRPITYVPGLYKIFDEILVNAADNKQRDPSMDSVKVDIDVEQNCISVYNNGDGVPVEIHQEEGVYVPEMIFGHLLTSSNYDDTVKKTTGGRNGYGAKLTNIFSTEFVIETADGKRQKKYKQVFTNNMGNKSDPCITKCKERENWTKVTFKPDLAKFNMAHLEEDVVALMKKRVMDLAGCLGKSVKVELNGQRLPVKSFGDYVNLYLESASKSRPEPLPRIMEKVNGRWEICVSLSEGQFQQVSFVNSISTIKGGTHVEHVTSQITNHILSIVNKKNKNAGMKAHTVRNHLWVFVNSLIDNPAFDSQTKETLTTRQGSFGSKCELSQEFLKKVAKSGVVESLLSWADFKQSKDLKKTDGTKRQRLTGITKLEDANDAGGKNSEKCTLILTEGDSAKALAMAGISVVGRNHYGVFPLRGKLLNVREASHKQIMENAEIQNIKRILGLQHGKEYDNLKSLRYGHLMIMTDQDHDGSHIKGLLINFIHSFWPSLLRIPSFMVEFITPIVKATNKNGKVLSFYSMPEYESWKETLGGNTRGWTIKYYKGLGTSTSKEGKEYFKDIHKHKKEFVWEDHHDGDAIELAFSKKKVEERKTWLKQYQEGTYLDQNEKLISYRDFVNKELILFSRADLERSIPSMLDGLKPGQRKILFCSFKRNFVSQAKVAQFSGYVSEHSAYHHGEQSLASTIIGMAQDYVGSNNINLLMPLGQFGTRNQGGKDHASARYIFTCMSPLTRFLFPKDDDILLDYLKEDGQSIEPKWYMPIIPLVLVNGSEGIGTGWSSYIPNYNPREIVANVKRLLSGEPMQPMDPWYKGFKGTIEKTSTKDAGATYTVSGIVEQINETTLRITELPVRKWTQDYKEFLESMMTGNEKMKPFIKDYKEYNTDTRVHFEVFLSAENMNISLQEGLLKRFKLTTTISTSNMHLFDADGSIKRYDNPEKILEEFVPLRRAFYEKRKRVLLDNLSQELSKLDNKVRFILGVVKGEIIVNNRKRAELLDELHRKGFTKFPKKNKNVDAAAAGATPDGEDHEESDEKGYEYLLSMAIGTLTLEKVQELCAQRDKLHDEVEELNKATPESLWLRDLDAFLVQLDAQALQEAKDEEYELNNMAGDAARIFRQVGKKQRNNNSRKAAANVTEQMEVEGEASSSTATETVKVAEPPKQPRKRAPKKPAAKKSVKSDEEEDEELLELKDRLQKYNLNSSPSDQSAMDSETVVGQRKEPSRRASQKPQPVYTEISDDDEHAEQLNTVPEEDKVVIDAKQKQQPRKPRGKNKVVASDDDFDEAEDSGSEFEAPLAADKMKKGRGKTTTNKTMSSTAPNGNVGGKKKRGGASTKPILGQKHIDELLRPMEKIGISPEKKVRKMRPSPFNKKSGSVMGRATSSTELSEESSDFEEEVVEIPTRARPQRKRAVTKYVISDSEDDEQDDSDFDKE from the exons ATGGCAATCACCAAGAAGCCATTGCAGCCCAGCAATGTCCTGAATGCAAGTTCGCCAGAGCCGGCACCGGGCGAGAGCCTAAAGCCGGCGATGGCTGGATCTCGACCGGCAATGACCATCGAGGAGATGTACCAAAAGAAGAGTCAACTGGAACACATCCTCCTCCGCCCAGATACCTATATTGGCTCCGTAGAGAAGCACACGCAGTCGCTCTGGGTCTTTGAAGGCAACCAGATGGTCTACCGGCCTATCACCTACGTCCCGGGCCTCTACAAGATCTTCGATGAGATCCTTGTCAACGCGGCCGATAACAAGCAGAGGGATCCGTCCATGGACTCCGTCAAGGTCGACATCGACGTCGAGCAGAACTGCATCAGTGTTTACAACAATGGAGACGGAGTCCCGGTTGAGATCCATCAGGAGGAAGGAGTGTATGTGCCAGAAATGATTTTTGGGCACCTACTGACGAGCAGCAACTATGACGATACGGTTAAGAAGACGACCGGAGGGAGAAATGGGTACGGCGCGAAGCTTACGAATATATTCTCCACCGAGTTCGTCATAGAGACGGCAGATGGGAAAAGGCAGAAGAAATATAAGCAG GTTTTCACAAATAATATGGGAAACAAATCAGACCCTTGCATAACCAAgtgcaaagaaagagaaaattggaCAAAGGTTACGTTTAAGCCTGATTTGGCAAAATTCAACATGGCCCATCTGGAAGAGGATGTTGTAGCTCTAATGAAGAAGCGAGTGATGGATCTCGCAGGTTGTCTTGGCAAAAGCGTGAAGGTTGAACTGAATGGGCAACGATTACCTGTGAAATCCTTCGGAGACTATGTCAATCTCTACCTGGAATCGGCATCCAAATCCAGACCAGAGCCTCTCCCAAG AATTATGGAGAAAGTAAATGGGAGATGGGAGATATGTGTGAGTTTAAGTGAAGGACAATTCCAGCAG GTGAGCTTCGTCAACAGCATTTCTACCATTAAAGGTGGAACCCATGTTGAACATGTGACAAGCCAAATAACGAACCATATACTCAGCATAGTaaacaagaagaataaaaatgCCGGCATGAAAGCCCATACTGTAAGGAACCACCTATGGGTTTTTGTCAATTCTCTTATTGACAATCCAGCTTTTGACTCACAAACCAAGGAGACACTGACGACTCGTCAAGGAAGTTTTGGTTCAAAATGCGAGCTTTCACAAGAGTTTCTGAAGAAAG TGGCCAAATCTGGAGTTGTAGAGAGTTTGCTTTCATGGGCAGACTTCAAACAGAGTAAAGATCTCAAGAAGACTGATGGGACTAAAAGACAAAGGCTTACTGGAATTACAAAGCTAGAAGATGCTAATGACGCAGGAGGAAAGAACTCTGAGAAATGCACTTTGATTTTGACTGAAGGAGATTCAGCCAAGGCTCTTGCG ATGGCTGGTATCTCAGTCGTTGGACGAAATCATTATGGAGTTTTCCCATTGAGAGGAAAATTGTTAAATGTAAGAGAAGCTAGTCATAAACAAATCATGGAGAATGCAGAGATCCAGAACATCAAAAGAATTCTTGGGCTGCAGCATGGGAAAGAGTATGACAATCTCAAATCCCTTCGATATGGCCATCTTATGATCATGACTGATCAG GACCATGATGGTTCTCACATTAAAGGGCTGCTGATAAATTTTATACACTCTTTCTGGCCGTCACTGCTGAGAATACCCTCTTTCATGGTGGAATTTATAACTCCAATAGTAAAG GCTACAAACAAGAACGGCAAGGTGTTGTCCTTTTATTCCATGCCCGAGTATGAATCGTGGAAGGAAACTTTGGGGGGAAACACCCGTGGTTGGACTATCAAATACTATAAG GGGTTGGGTACAAGTACCtctaaagaaggaaaagaatatTTCAAAGATATTCACAAACACAAGAAAGAATTCGTATGGGAGGATCACCACGATGGAGATGCAATTGAATTGGCGTTCAGCAAGAAAAAAGTGGAGGAGAGAAAGACTTGGCTTAAACAATACCAG GAAGGAACCTATCTTGATCAGAATGAAAAACTCATCAGTTACAGAGATTTTGTGAACAAAGAGCTGATTCTGTTCTCTCGTGCTGACCTAGAAAGATCCATTCCCTCTATGCTTGACGGCCTGAAACCAGGGCAAAGGAAAATCCTTTTCTGCTCTTTCAAACGCAATTTTGTATCACAGGCTAAG GTTGCACAATTCTCTGGTTATGTGTCGGAGCACTCTGCTTATCATCATGGTGAACAGAGTCTTGCCAGTACTATCATCGGCATGGCCCAAGATTATGTAGGCAGCAACAATATTAACCTTTTAATGCCACTAGGACAATTTGGTACCAGAAATCAA GGAGGCAAAGATCATGCCAGTGCAAGATATATTTTCACTTGCATGTCGCCTTTGACACGCTTCCTGTTCCCTAAAGATGATGATATTCTTCTTGACTACCTGAAGGAAGATGGACAGTCAATCGAACCAAAATG GTACATGCCTATCATACCCTTGGTCTTGGTTAATGGAAGCGAAGGGATTGGGACTGGCTGGAGCTCTTACATCCCAAATTACAACCCAAGAGAAATTGTTGCTAATGTCAAACGACTACTAAGTGGAGAACCTATGCAACCTATGGATCCATGGTACAAAGGTTTCAAG GGGACCATTGAGAAAACTTCCACAAAGGATGCTGGGGCGACTTACACAGTTAGCGGCATTGtagaacaaataaatgaaacaaCCTTGAGAATTACAGAGCTCCCTGTTCGTAAATGGACTCAGGATTACAAGGAATTTCTAGAGTCCATGATGACTggaaatgaaaagatgaaaccATTCATCAAA GACTACAAGGAGTACAATACAGACACAAGAGTACATTTTGAAGTTTTCCTGTCCGCGGAAAACATGAATATTTCTCTTCAAGAGGGTTTGTTAAAGAGGTTCAAGCTCACGACTACCATCAGCACTAGCAATATGCACCTCTTTGATGCAGACGGCAGTATCAAGCGATATGATAATCCCGAGAAAA TTCTGGAGGAATTTGTTCCCCTCAGGAGAGCTTTCtatgagaaaagaaag AGAGTTTTACTGGATAATCTTTCTCAAGAGCTCTCAAAATTGGACAACAAAGTGAGGTTCATCCTTGGGGTGGTAAAAGGAGAGATAATAGTAAACAACAGAAAGAGAGCAGAACTGTTGGATGAATTGCACAGAAAAGGCTTCACCAaattcccaaaaaaaaacaagaatgttgATGCTGCGGCTGCAGGGGCAACACCAGATGGTGAGGATCATGAAGAAAGCGACGAGAAGGGCTATGAGTATCTACTTTCAATGGCAATCGGGACCTTGACACTTGAAAAGGTGCAAGAGCTCTGTGCGCAGAGGGACAAACTCCATGATGAAGTTGAAGAGCTGAATAAGGCCACTCCTGAGTCATTATGGCTTAGGGATCTTGACGCTTTCTTGGTTCAGTTGGAT GCTCAAGCCTTGCAAGAAGCGAAAGATGAGGAGTATGAGCTGAATAACATGGCTGGTGACGCTGCTAGGATATTCAGGCAAGTTggaaaaaaacagagaaataatAACAGCAGAAAAGCGGCAGCTAATGTCACTGAACAGATGGAAGTTGAAGGTGAAGCTTCGAGCAGTACAGCCACAGAAACAGTGAAAG TTGCAGAGCCACCCAAGCAACCTCGGAAGAGAGCACCGAAGAAGCCTGCTGCGAAGAAGTCTGTAAAAAGcgatgaagaggaagatgaagaactaCTTGAGCTCAAGGACCGGCTGCAAAAATATAACCTCAACTCTTCACCTTCAGATCAATCTG CCATGGATAGCGAAACTGTCGTTGGGCAAAGAAAGGAGCCTAGCAGAAGGGCTTCACAGAAGCCACAACCAGTTTACACAGAGATCTCCGACGATGATGAGCATGCAGAACAATTGAATACAGTTCCCGAGGAAGATAAAGTTGTTATTGATGCCAAACAAAAGCAGCAGCCTCGGAAGCCAAGAGGGAAAAATAAGGTAGTCGCCAGTGATGACGATTTTGATGAAGCAGAAGATTCCGGTTCCGAGTTCGAAGCTCCTTTGGCTGCCGATAAGATGAAAAAGGGAAGAGGGAAAACAACAACCAATAAAACCATGTCAAGCACTGCACCTAATGGCAATGTAGgggggaaaaagaagagaggaggcGCTAGTACCAAGCCAATTTTGGGGCAGAAACATATTGACGAACTTCTGAGACCCATGGAAAAAATTGGGATTTCACCAGAAAAGAAGGTTAGGAAGATGAGGCCGTCCCCTTTCAACAAAAAGAGCGGCTCTGTGATGGGTAGGGCAACAAGCAGCACTGAGCTGAGCGAGGAAAGTTCTGACTTTGAGGAAGAGGTGGTTGAGATTCCAACAAGGGCGAGGCCGCAGAGGAAGAGGGCCGTAACCAAGTATGTCATCAGCGACTCTGAGGATGATGAGCAGGATGATTCTGACTTTGATAAAGAATAA